The Saccharothrix variisporea genome has a segment encoding these proteins:
- the treZ gene encoding malto-oligosyltrehalose trehalohydrolase, with the protein MTFSVWAPHHERVQVRVDGQDHEMTRGDGGWWHSEAEGVDYAFVVDGEALPDPRSRWQPNGVHEASRVYDHSAFKWTDAGWTGRPLPGAVIYELHIGTFTPGGTFDAAVEKLDHLVDLGITHVEVLPVNAFDGTAGWGYDGVLWGAVHEPYGGPDGFKRFVDACHARGLAVLLDVVYNHLGPSGAYLDRFGPYFAGSNDWGPGLNLDGADSDEVRRYVVDNAVSWLRDYHVDGLRLDAVHALVDRSAVHVLEQLASEVDALSAGLGRPLTLIAESDLNDARLVSAREAGGYGLDAQWSDDVHHALHVALSGETFGYYPDFEGQLAKTLQDVFLHAGTWSSFRHRHHGRPVDKRLPGYRFLAYLQNHDQIGNRAVGDRLSATVSPGRLAVGAAIVFCSPYTPMLFMGEEWAASTPWQFFASFPDPELAEAVRTGRRREFARHGWGESEVPDPMDPATVERSTLRWEEVGQEPHRGVLELYRALIALRRSRPELADPRLDRFRVDVVGDALVLHRGSLRVVCNLGGDTEVELPAAGEVLLASAEAKVVGQVAHLPAESFAVVQLSG; encoded by the coding sequence GTGACGTTCTCGGTGTGGGCGCCTCATCACGAGCGCGTCCAGGTGCGGGTGGACGGCCAGGACCACGAGATGACCCGCGGGGACGGGGGGTGGTGGCACTCCGAGGCCGAGGGCGTGGACTACGCGTTCGTCGTCGACGGCGAGGCCCTGCCCGACCCGCGCTCGCGGTGGCAGCCCAACGGGGTGCACGAGGCGTCCCGCGTCTACGACCACTCGGCGTTCAAGTGGACCGACGCCGGGTGGACCGGGCGGCCGTTGCCGGGCGCGGTGATCTACGAGCTGCACATCGGCACGTTCACCCCCGGCGGCACGTTCGACGCGGCCGTGGAGAAGCTCGACCACCTGGTGGACCTCGGGATCACGCACGTCGAGGTGCTGCCGGTCAACGCCTTCGACGGCACCGCCGGCTGGGGCTACGACGGGGTGCTGTGGGGTGCGGTGCACGAGCCGTACGGCGGGCCGGACGGGTTCAAGCGGTTCGTCGACGCCTGCCACGCGCGCGGCCTGGCCGTGCTGCTGGACGTGGTCTACAACCACCTCGGGCCGTCCGGGGCCTACCTCGACCGGTTCGGGCCGTATTTCGCCGGCAGCAACGACTGGGGCCCCGGGCTCAACCTCGACGGCGCGGACTCCGACGAGGTGCGCCGGTACGTGGTCGACAACGCCGTGAGCTGGCTGCGGGACTACCACGTGGACGGGCTGCGGTTGGACGCCGTGCACGCGCTCGTGGACCGCAGTGCCGTGCACGTGCTGGAGCAGCTGGCTTCCGAGGTGGACGCGCTCTCGGCGGGCCTGGGCCGGCCGCTGACGTTGATCGCCGAGTCGGATCTCAACGACGCCCGCCTGGTCAGCGCGCGAGAGGCCGGCGGGTACGGGTTGGACGCGCAGTGGTCCGACGACGTGCACCACGCCCTGCATGTGGCGCTGAGCGGCGAGACCTTCGGGTATTACCCGGACTTCGAGGGGCAGCTGGCGAAGACGTTGCAGGACGTGTTCCTGCACGCGGGCACGTGGTCGTCGTTCCGGCACCGCCACCACGGCCGGCCGGTGGACAAGCGGCTGCCCGGCTACCGGTTCCTGGCCTACCTGCAGAACCACGACCAGATCGGCAACCGGGCCGTCGGCGACCGGCTGTCGGCGACGGTGTCACCGGGGCGGCTCGCGGTGGGCGCGGCGATCGTGTTCTGCTCCCCGTACACGCCGATGCTGTTCATGGGGGAGGAGTGGGCGGCGAGCACGCCGTGGCAGTTCTTCGCGTCCTTCCCCGACCCGGAGCTGGCCGAGGCGGTGCGGACGGGCCGGCGGCGGGAGTTCGCGCGGCACGGGTGGGGCGAGTCCGAGGTGCCCGACCCGATGGACCCGGCCACCGTCGAGCGGTCCACGCTGCGGTGGGAGGAGGTCGGTCAGGAGCCGCACCGCGGGGTGCTGGAGCTCTACCGGGCGTTGATCGCGCTGCGGCGGTCCCGGCCCGAACTGGCCGACCCCCGGCTGGACCGGTTCCGGGTCGACGTCGTCGGCGACGCGCTGGTCCTGCACCGGGGGTCGCTGCGCGTGGTGTGCAACCTGGGTGGTGACACGGAGGTGGAGCTGCCGGCAGCGGGTGAGGTGCTGCTGGCCTCGGCGGAGGCGAAGGTCGTCGGGCAGGTCGCGCACCTGCCCGCCGAGTCGTTCGCGGTGGTTCAGTTGTCCGGTTGA
- a CDS encoding ANTAR domain-containing protein, with the protein MVGDDGLDNTLAARIASLEAEVAGLRRAVQTRTVIGQATGLIAAVQGCTPQEGFRLLVSMSQHHNVKLHTIAVQLIDLAAELGARRAVRAVHRTALPNGQPEHREWPGVEEVVQAARSLVAAYDAAHGAEADLPEVRRHLADQVSLAGRLLAEKLAEVGWLPEHRTPQPDN; encoded by the coding sequence GTGGTCGGGGACGACGGACTGGACAACACGCTCGCCGCGCGGATCGCCAGCCTGGAAGCGGAAGTGGCGGGGCTGCGCCGGGCGGTGCAGACCCGCACCGTGATCGGACAGGCCACGGGCCTGATCGCGGCCGTCCAGGGGTGCACGCCCCAGGAGGGCTTCCGACTGCTGGTCAGCATGTCGCAACACCACAACGTCAAGCTGCACACCATCGCGGTGCAGCTGATCGACCTGGCCGCCGAGCTCGGTGCCCGGCGGGCGGTGCGGGCGGTGCACCGCACGGCGTTGCCCAACGGGCAGCCCGAGCACCGGGAGTGGCCCGGGGTGGAGGAGGTGGTGCAGGCGGCGCGGAGCCTCGTCGCGGCCTACGACGCCGCCCACGGCGCGGAGGCGGACCTGCCGGAGGTGCGAAGACACCTGGCCGACCAGGTCAGCCTGGCCGGCCGGCTGCTCGCGGAGAAGCTGGCCGAGGTCGGCTGGCTCCCGGAACACCGCACGCCTCAACCGGACAACTGA
- a CDS encoding CsbD family protein, translating into MGTDDKFSNKAEEMKGRAKEALGDATDNEQWQAEGKAERAKGALKEAGEKVKDAFRSNDR; encoded by the coding sequence ATGGGTACCGACGACAAGTTCAGCAACAAGGCCGAGGAGATGAAGGGCCGGGCCAAGGAGGCCCTGGGCGACGCCACCGACAACGAGCAGTGGCAGGCCGAGGGCAAGGCCGAGCGGGCCAAGGGTGCGCTCAAGGAGGCCGGCGAGAAGGTCAAGGACGCCTTCCGCTCCAACGACCGCTGA
- a CDS encoding UdgX family uracil-DNA binding protein (This protein belongs to the uracil DNA glycosylase superfamily, members of which act in excision repair of DNA. However, it belongs more specifically to UdgX branch, whose founding member was found to bind uracil in DNA (where it does not belong), without cleaving it, appears to promote DNA repair by a pathway involving RecA, rather than base excision.), which yields MAARSAAPFVPEGADLAALRAAARGCEGCDLYKPATQTVFGAGPPDARLMLVGEQPGDQEDRAGEPFVGPAGKLLDRALAEADLLREGVYVTNAVKHFKFVPAERGKRRIHKTPARGEVVACLPWLHAELSEVRPELVVCLGATAAKAIMGTDYKVTERRGRVEQAGDFRVISTVHPSAVLRAPDRDEAYAAFLADLRTVRDQL from the coding sequence ATGGCAGCGCGCAGCGCCGCACCGTTCGTGCCCGAGGGCGCGGACCTCGCGGCGCTGCGCGCTGCCGCGCGGGGGTGTGAGGGGTGTGACCTCTACAAGCCCGCGACCCAGACGGTGTTCGGTGCCGGGCCGCCCGACGCCCGGTTGATGCTCGTTGGGGAGCAGCCCGGTGACCAGGAGGACCGGGCCGGGGAGCCGTTCGTCGGGCCGGCGGGGAAGTTGCTGGACCGGGCGTTGGCCGAGGCCGACCTGCTGCGTGAGGGCGTCTACGTGACCAACGCGGTGAAGCACTTCAAGTTCGTGCCGGCCGAGCGCGGCAAGCGGCGCATCCACAAGACGCCGGCGCGTGGCGAGGTCGTCGCCTGCCTGCCGTGGTTGCACGCCGAACTGTCCGAGGTGCGGCCGGAGCTGGTGGTGTGCCTCGGGGCGACGGCCGCCAAGGCGATCATGGGCACCGACTACAAGGTCACCGAGCGGCGCGGGCGGGTGGAACAGGCCGGGGACTTCCGGGTGATCAGCACCGTCCACCCCTCGGCGGTGCTGCGGGCGCCCGACCGGGACGAGGCGTACGCGGCCTTCCTGGCGGATCTGCGCACGGTGCGTGACCAGCTCTAG
- a CDS encoding SDR family NAD(P)-dependent oxidoreductase: MNIEGKVALVTGGSRGIGAAVALRLAREGADIALTYRNDASDVVEQIKGLGRRVVAMRADSGDASAVAAAVDEAAGTLGRLDILVNNAGEFIVGPVEELGIDAFDRTFAVNVRAPFAAVKAALPHLREGGRIISIGSNVAVRVPFPGFSVYSASKAALVGMTKALGQELGARGITVNLVHPGATDTDLNPESGPMAEAITGFTAVGRYGRPEEVASAVAYLASEEARYITGTALHVDGGFTI; the protein is encoded by the coding sequence ATGAACATCGAAGGCAAGGTCGCCCTGGTCACTGGTGGTAGTCGGGGCATCGGGGCGGCGGTCGCGCTGCGGCTGGCGCGGGAGGGCGCGGACATCGCGCTGACCTACCGGAACGACGCGAGCGACGTCGTGGAGCAGATCAAGGGACTGGGGCGGCGCGTGGTGGCGATGCGCGCGGACAGCGGGGACGCTTCGGCGGTCGCGGCGGCGGTGGACGAGGCCGCGGGGACGTTGGGTCGGCTGGACATCCTGGTCAACAACGCGGGCGAGTTCATCGTCGGGCCGGTGGAGGAGTTGGGGATCGACGCGTTCGACCGGACGTTCGCGGTGAACGTGCGGGCCCCGTTCGCGGCGGTCAAGGCGGCGCTGCCGCACCTGCGCGAGGGCGGGCGGATCATCAGCATCGGCAGCAACGTGGCCGTGCGCGTGCCGTTCCCCGGGTTCTCGGTGTACTCGGCGAGCAAGGCGGCGCTGGTCGGCATGACCAAGGCGCTGGGGCAGGAGCTGGGCGCGCGGGGGATCACCGTGAACCTGGTGCACCCCGGTGCGACCGACACCGACCTGAACCCGGAAAGCGGCCCGATGGCCGAGGCGATCACCGGGTTCACGGCGGTCGGCCGGTACGGCAGGCCGGAAGAGGTGGCGTCGGCGGTGGCGTACCTGGCGTCCGAGGAGGCCCGGTACATCACCGGCACCGCGCTGCACGTGGACGGCGGTTTCACGATCTGA
- a CDS encoding lytic polysaccharide monooxygenase auxiliary activity family 9 protein, whose protein sequence is MALRRRIAAMAAGVLAAPLVVVALPTAQAFAHGYVSSPPSRQAQCARGLVQCGDIKYEPQSVEGPKGLRSCHGGVARFAELNNDSKGWKVTGVGQTVTFNWVFTARHRTASYEYYVGSRRVGYFDGGNQQPPSTVSHTVNLGASGRQKVLAIWNIGDTANAFYACIDVNVG, encoded by the coding sequence ATGGCACTTCGCCGCAGGATCGCCGCGATGGCGGCAGGCGTCCTCGCCGCGCCGCTGGTCGTCGTCGCCCTGCCGACGGCGCAAGCGTTCGCCCACGGCTACGTGTCCTCACCGCCCAGCAGGCAGGCCCAGTGCGCGCGGGGTCTGGTGCAGTGCGGTGACATCAAGTACGAACCGCAGAGCGTCGAAGGCCCGAAGGGCCTGCGCAGCTGCCACGGCGGCGTGGCGCGGTTCGCCGAGCTCAACAACGACAGCAAGGGCTGGAAGGTCACCGGCGTCGGGCAGACCGTCACGTTCAACTGGGTCTTCACCGCCCGCCACCGCACCGCCAGCTACGAGTACTACGTCGGCAGCCGGCGGGTCGGGTACTTCGACGGCGGCAACCAGCAACCGCCCTCGACCGTCTCGCACACCGTGAACCTGGGTGCGTCCGGCCGCCAGAAGGTGCTGGCGATCTGGAACATCGGCGACACCGCCAACGCCTTCTACGCCTGCATCGACGTGAACGTGGGCTGA
- a CDS encoding ArsR/SmtB family transcription factor — protein MLTLRVDADTVSRTRWSPSPASESLAWLGLTAASGRHPVFGDPGPLARAALAHPDVALLADLLPRNGDTYTPDLLTPQPRANTRDLLDEQVARIEAAAQDDVETQVLTLTRTHWSRPLRATTRRIAESGRMQRRLANGLARFWRDTLAEAWPVLRAITDQDIAHRATTTATHGVGRTLAALHPDVDWAGNAVTLATSWDGEIDATGRDLVLAPSVLGRTGVVIQVDTPGQCVLYYPARRVGAGRERGPGSIAPVVGNARAALLADLDTARSTAELATRSGYAPATVSYHLTALHRARLVTKVRAGRYVLYQRTAHATGLLDDAHD, from the coding sequence GTGCTGACGCTTCGCGTAGACGCCGACACGGTGTCCAGGACGCGCTGGTCGCCTTCCCCGGCTTCCGAATCGCTGGCGTGGCTGGGGCTCACCGCCGCGTCCGGACGGCACCCGGTGTTCGGCGATCCCGGACCGCTCGCCCGCGCGGCGCTGGCCCACCCGGACGTGGCCCTGCTCGCGGACCTGTTGCCGCGCAACGGCGACACCTACACGCCCGACCTGCTCACCCCGCAACCACGGGCGAACACCCGCGACCTCCTCGACGAGCAAGTGGCGCGCATCGAGGCGGCGGCGCAGGACGACGTCGAAACCCAGGTCCTCACCCTCACCCGAACCCACTGGAGCCGGCCGTTGCGCGCCACGACCCGCCGGATCGCGGAGTCCGGGCGGATGCAGCGACGCCTCGCCAACGGTCTCGCGCGGTTCTGGCGGGACACCCTTGCCGAAGCCTGGCCGGTACTGCGCGCGATCACCGACCAGGACATCGCCCACCGCGCGACGACCACCGCCACCCACGGCGTCGGCCGGACGCTCGCAGCGCTCCACCCCGACGTCGACTGGGCCGGCAACGCGGTCACCCTCGCCACGTCGTGGGACGGCGAGATCGACGCCACCGGCCGGGACCTGGTGCTCGCCCCCAGCGTGCTGGGCCGGACCGGCGTCGTCATCCAGGTCGACACTCCCGGCCAGTGCGTCCTCTACTACCCCGCCCGACGCGTCGGGGCCGGTCGGGAGCGCGGGCCCGGCAGCATCGCGCCGGTGGTCGGCAACGCCCGAGCGGCCCTGCTGGCGGACCTCGACACCGCCCGGTCCACCGCGGAACTGGCCACCCGGAGCGGGTACGCCCCGGCCACCGTCTCCTACCACCTCACCGCACTGCACCGCGCGCGCCTGGTCACCAAGGTGAGGGCCGGGCGTTACGTGTTGTACCAGCGGACCGCGCACGCGACCGGGCTGCTCGACGACGCCCACGACTAG
- a CDS encoding VanZ family protein, giving the protein MSHSSHPSRTSAVVLTSLVVVGLASAAYLVRRPLVMSAPACLSGRWHGCYDTENGVLLMTLVGLPLAALAVSALARRRRAAGVADAWRRSLAEVGMVYGTVPMVWLTLMPGAQAGTAPGRLSLVPLRDLATMTPLGIAGNLLIFAALGCFAPMRFAVLASVPRMFALGALCSALVETAQYVLQLDRVSSVDDVLVNATGTALAALLTRRWWRTRPGPTGRVADTTP; this is encoded by the coding sequence GTGAGCCACAGTTCCCACCCGAGTCGCACCAGCGCGGTCGTGCTCACCAGCCTGGTGGTCGTCGGCCTGGCGAGTGCGGCGTACCTGGTGCGGCGGCCTCTCGTGATGTCGGCGCCGGCGTGCCTGTCCGGGCGGTGGCACGGCTGCTACGACACCGAGAACGGCGTGCTGCTGATGACCCTGGTCGGCCTGCCGTTGGCGGCCCTGGCGGTGTCGGCTCTCGCCCGGCGACGACGTGCGGCCGGCGTCGCGGACGCGTGGCGGAGGTCGTTGGCCGAGGTGGGCATGGTCTACGGGACGGTGCCGATGGTGTGGCTGACGCTGATGCCGGGCGCCCAGGCGGGCACCGCACCCGGCCGCCTGAGCCTGGTCCCCCTGCGAGACCTGGCCACGATGACCCCGCTCGGGATCGCCGGCAACCTGCTGATCTTCGCGGCACTGGGCTGCTTCGCACCGATGCGGTTCGCGGTCCTGGCATCCGTCCCCCGCATGTTCGCGCTCGGGGCGCTCTGCTCGGCTCTGGTCGAGACCGCGCAGTACGTCTTGCAGTTGGACCGCGTGTCGTCGGTGGACGACGTACTCGTCAACGCAACCGGCACCGCCTTGGCCGCCCTGCTCACCCGCCGCTGGTGGCGCACCCGTCCAGGTCCGACAGGTCGCGTCGCCGACACGACACCATGA
- a CDS encoding class I SAM-dependent methyltransferase, whose translation MENDYDSFAEAYAAENESSLVNAYYTRPAILDLLGDVRGRRVLDAGCGAGSVASGLVERGAVVSGFDRSAKMVELARRRLGDGVDLEVADIAEPLPYPDAVFDDAVAALVLHYLEDWTTPLAELRRVLKPGGRLVVVVNHPSLLKLEHRDADYFAVSKWSYDYTFAGQPATLTYWHRPLHAMTDAFTAAGFRTTVISEPRPAPEAHDLFPDEMARFPSGAFLCFLFFVLEAA comes from the coding sequence ATGGAGAACGACTACGACAGCTTCGCCGAGGCGTACGCCGCCGAGAACGAGAGCAGTCTCGTCAACGCCTACTACACGCGGCCCGCGATCCTCGACCTGCTCGGGGACGTGCGTGGGCGGCGGGTGCTCGACGCCGGGTGCGGTGCCGGGTCCGTGGCGTCCGGGTTGGTCGAGCGGGGGGCTGTGGTCAGCGGGTTCGACCGGAGCGCCAAGATGGTGGAGTTGGCGCGGCGGCGGCTCGGGGACGGCGTGGACCTCGAGGTCGCCGACATCGCCGAGCCGCTCCCCTACCCCGACGCCGTGTTCGACGACGCCGTCGCGGCCCTGGTGCTGCACTACCTGGAGGACTGGACCACGCCGCTGGCCGAGCTGCGACGCGTGCTCAAGCCCGGCGGTCGGCTGGTCGTGGTCGTCAACCACCCCTCCCTGCTCAAGCTGGAGCACCGCGACGCCGACTACTTCGCCGTCAGCAAGTGGTCCTACGACTACACCTTCGCCGGCCAACCGGCCACGCTCACCTACTGGCACCGGCCACTGCACGCGATGACCGACGCCTTCACCGCCGCCGGCTTCCGCACCACCGTGATCAGCGAACCCCGCCCGGCACCGGAGGCCCACGATCTCTTCCCCGACGAGATGGCCCGGTTCCCCTCCGGCGCCTTCCTGTGCTTCCTCTTCTTCGTCCTCGAGGCTGCCTGA
- a CDS encoding ester cyclase gives MTTRDPETLVRRMQECFNTRQFDQADDLFTPDFFSHPLGTTGFEAGKRAWRTLVAHFPDYRVVAEDVLVDHDRVAIRSSVEGIPVEGLRPMLIEIFRVTDGRLAEAWAVGQGLPHDLLHEAAT, from the coding sequence ATGACCACACGCGACCCCGAAACCCTGGTGCGCCGGATGCAGGAGTGCTTCAACACCCGCCAGTTCGACCAGGCCGACGACCTGTTCACCCCGGACTTCTTCAGCCACCCCCTGGGCACCACCGGCTTCGAGGCGGGCAAGCGCGCGTGGCGCACCCTCGTCGCCCACTTCCCCGACTACCGCGTCGTCGCCGAGGACGTCCTGGTCGACCACGACCGGGTCGCGATCCGCTCGTCCGTGGAGGGCATCCCGGTCGAGGGCTTGCGTCCGATGCTGATCGAGATCTTCCGCGTCACCGACGGCCGACTCGCCGAGGCCTGGGCCGTGGGCCAGGGCCTCCCCCACGACCTCCTCCACGAGGCCGCGACCTGA
- a CDS encoding TetR/AcrR family transcriptional regulator: protein MPSLETEKTRALRADARRNRDRVLRTAQRLFAERGLAVSLDEIARHAGVGPGTVHRHFPTKEALYLAVVIDQLEQLVAEAKALAAADDPEALFTQLTRMTAMGAENATVKSALMAAEFDLRTVAADVAAELTDQVAHLLARAQAAGAVRADVTVDEVMALVAGTFAAIRHAGAESDPERSAHLARLVLDGLRVRG, encoded by the coding sequence ATGCCCAGCCTAGAGACCGAGAAGACCCGCGCACTGCGCGCCGACGCACGCCGCAACCGGGACCGCGTGCTGCGGACCGCGCAGCGGCTGTTCGCGGAGCGGGGGCTGGCCGTCTCGCTCGACGAGATCGCCCGTCACGCGGGTGTCGGCCCCGGCACGGTCCACCGGCACTTCCCCACCAAGGAAGCGCTGTACCTGGCCGTCGTGATCGACCAGTTGGAGCAGCTGGTGGCGGAGGCGAAAGCGCTTGCCGCGGCGGACGACCCGGAGGCGCTGTTCACCCAGCTGACGCGGATGACGGCCATGGGCGCGGAGAACGCGACCGTGAAGAGCGCCCTGATGGCCGCCGAGTTCGACCTGCGCACCGTGGCGGCGGACGTGGCCGCCGAGCTGACCGACCAGGTCGCCCACCTGCTCGCCCGTGCGCAGGCCGCCGGAGCCGTGCGTGCCGACGTCACCGTCGACGAGGTGATGGCCCTGGTGGCGGGCACCTTCGCCGCGATCCGCCACGCCGGCGCGGAGTCCGACCCGGAACGCTCGGCGCACCTCGCCCGACTGGTCCTCGACGGCCTGCGGGTCAGAGGCTGA
- a CDS encoding maltokinase N-terminal cap-like domain-containing protein, with the protein MAKIHAGATLTPGFREFLPRWVSRQPWYRGDEVPTLRPIGFYRLEDPAGEVGMEAHLVSDGTDLYHVPLTYRGTPLPDAPAESLLATPDHSVLGTRWIYDAPVDPTWRARVLDLVRTGGVSEPAGRSGVGPAEARGVLDGPLGSRIEVVRVLTPGMRSDASGVVGTWYPDGPDGEPVTGCLAVVSL; encoded by the coding sequence GTGGCGAAAATCCATGCCGGCGCGACCCTGACCCCCGGCTTCCGCGAGTTCCTGCCCCGCTGGGTGTCCCGCCAACCCTGGTACCGGGGTGACGAGGTCCCCACCCTGCGCCCCATCGGCTTCTACCGCTTGGAGGACCCGGCCGGCGAGGTCGGCATGGAGGCGCACCTGGTGAGCGACGGCACCGACCTCTACCACGTCCCCCTCACCTACCGCGGCACTCCCCTGCCCGACGCCCCCGCCGAGTCCCTGCTGGCCACCCCGGACCACAGCGTCCTGGGCACCCGCTGGATCTACGACGCCCCGGTGGACCCGACCTGGCGCGCCCGAGTCCTCGACCTGGTCCGCACCGGCGGCGTGTCGGAGCCCGCGGGCCGGTCGGGCGTCGGCCCGGCGGAGGCCCGCGGGGTGCTCGACGGCCCGCTGGGTTCGCGGATCGAGGTCGTCCGCGTCCTGACCCCCGGGATGCGGTCGGACGCGTCCGGCGTCGTGGGCACCTGGTACCCGGACGGTCCCGACGGCGAGCCCGTCACCGGCTGCCTCGCGGTGGTCAGCCTCTGA
- a CDS encoding AI-2E family transporter — protein MELPRGLVVLLGTAAAVVVGAGITALSWLIGPVFLALTLVIGVSPVHSWLRRKGLPTWVAATALVLGVYSILLSLVVVLVVSVAQLTTQLPQYADRARALADSVVGQLARFGVGVDELRQVADGLDIGRVAGVLGTVLSGVGGLASNIVFLLSLLVFLSVDAGSAGDRLAVIAQDRPEVAKALTRFASATRRYLVVSTVFGLIVAALDGVALAIMGIPLPILWALLAFITNYIPNVGFVLGLVPPVLLALLESGWQLALWVVVVYSVLNFVVQTLIQPRFVGDSVGLSTTVTFLTLLFWAWLIGPLGAVLAIPLTLLAKLVLVDVDPKARWADAFLSSKPAKRAS, from the coding sequence ATGGAGCTGCCCAGGGGACTGGTGGTGTTGCTCGGGACGGCCGCCGCGGTGGTCGTCGGCGCGGGGATCACGGCGCTGTCCTGGCTGATCGGGCCGGTGTTCCTCGCGCTGACGCTGGTGATCGGGGTCAGCCCGGTGCACTCCTGGTTGCGCCGCAAGGGGTTGCCGACGTGGGTCGCCGCCACCGCGCTGGTGCTGGGCGTCTACTCGATCCTGTTGTCCCTGGTCGTGGTGCTGGTCGTGTCGGTGGCGCAGTTGACCACCCAGCTTCCCCAGTACGCCGACCGCGCCCGCGCCCTGGCCGACTCGGTGGTGGGGCAGCTCGCGCGGTTCGGGGTCGGGGTGGACGAGTTGCGGCAGGTCGCGGACGGGCTGGACATCGGGCGGGTCGCGGGGGTGCTGGGCACGGTGCTCAGCGGGGTCGGCGGGCTGGCGTCGAACATCGTGTTCCTGTTGTCGCTGCTGGTGTTCCTGTCGGTGGACGCGGGCAGCGCGGGCGACCGTCTGGCCGTGATCGCGCAGGACCGGCCGGAGGTGGCGAAGGCGCTGACCCGGTTCGCCTCCGCCACCCGCCGCTACCTCGTCGTGTCCACGGTGTTCGGGCTGATCGTGGCGGCGCTGGACGGCGTGGCCCTGGCGATCATGGGCATCCCGCTGCCGATCCTGTGGGCGCTGCTCGCGTTCATCACCAACTACATCCCGAACGTGGGCTTCGTGCTCGGCCTCGTCCCGCCCGTGCTGCTGGCCCTGCTGGAGAGCGGCTGGCAGCTCGCGCTGTGGGTGGTCGTGGTCTACAGCGTGCTGAACTTCGTGGTGCAGACGCTGATCCAGCCCCGGTTCGTCGGCGACTCGGTCGGCCTGTCCACCACGGTCACGTTCCTGACGCTGCTGTTCTGGGCGTGGCTGATCGGCCCGCTGGGCGCGGTCCTGGCGATCCCGTTGACCCTGCTGGCCAAGCTGGTGCTGGTCGACGTCGACCCGAAAGCCCGGTGGGCCGACGCCTTCCTCAGCTCCAAGCCCGCGAAACGCGCCTCATAG